The following nucleotide sequence is from Sphingomonas panacisoli.
ATGCCGAGTAAGTCGATTTCCTCGGTGCGGTCCTGCCCGACATCGCCGATGATCAGCCGGTTGCCGTCGAAGCTGTTGCGGAACGGATTGCGCAGGCCGAGCGCGTAGACGTACGCGTCGCCGCCGCCGCCCGCGAACGGATTGCCCGCCGGCACGGTGACCAAGCCCGTCGCGCTGACCGCGACGCGCAGGATCTTGCCGAGCCGCGAATTGGTGTTCTGCGCATTGCCCGCGGGATCGCCCGCACCGCCGCCGTCGCCGGTAGCGATGTATAGGAGACCGTCGGGCCCGAACGCGAGCCAGCCGCCATTGTGGTTGGTGTTGGTGGGATGCGGCACCGTCAGCAACGTGGTGGAGCCGGTGACCGCGAAGCTCGTCGGGTTGACCGTATACTGGATGATCCGGATCGTGCCGGCGCTGTCGGTCGCGTAGACGACGAACCCGCCGCTCGTCGCGAAGTCCGGCCGCGCCGCGATGCCGAGCAAACCGCGTTCGCCATCGGTCGTCACGCCAGGCACGGTTGTCACGAGCGTCTTCGCGCCTGTCGCCGTCGTCAGGCGATAGACCGCGCCGCCGCGCTCGATCAGGAACATCGTCGCATTGTCGCCGGGGATGGGCGCCAGCATCATCGGCTGGTTCAGCCCGCTGGCCACGCGGCGCACAGTGATGCCCTCGCGACTGTTGGTCACGGTCACGCGCAAGTCGAGCGTCGAAGACAAGCTGCCGTCGCTGACGCGCAGCTGGACTTCGTAGACGTTGTTGCCGTCGGCATCGCCCGGCAGGTC
It contains:
- a CDS encoding PQQ-dependent sugar dehydrogenase, which produces MRHLSYLSLPLLLVIGGCGDGGSGGGGSSPTPTPTPANTAPTFTSAATASVAENAALSYQAAATDAEGNALTYSISGGADAAKFTLSGTGALTFNTAPNFDLPGDADGNNVYEVQLRVSDGSLSSTLDLRVTVTNSREGITVRRVASGLNQPMMLAPIPGDNATMFLIERGGAVYRLTTATGAKTLVTTVPGVTTDGERGLLGIAARPDFATSGGFVVYATDSAGTIRIIQYTVNPTSFAVTGSTTLLTVPHPTNTNHNGGWLAFGPDGLLYIATGDGGGAGDPAGNAQNTNSRLGKILRVAVSATGLVTVPAGNPFAGGGGDAYVYALGLRNPFRNSFDGNRLIIGDVGQDRTEEIDLLGITDPGRNFGWNFKEGTGSFQGTAPAGLTDPVSQYGHGTGARQGNAIIGGVVYNGPIASLKGSYVFADEVSGNLWSVPAASLVAGSVLASSAYERRNEDFAPDVGTINLIVDFATGNDGTMYVVDLDGEIFAVEPFLGSI